Proteins found in one Mixophyes fleayi isolate aMixFle1 chromosome 8, aMixFle1.hap1, whole genome shotgun sequence genomic segment:
- the LOC142099808 gene encoding netrin-4-like isoform X1, with translation MQNKRIAFIVFLAWIVSVHTEPDSAKFQHPRCDGHSCNPPVGNLAIGRTPVTLTTCGQNVSELYCFYPEDQFQQPPNSCSQPHCTKCSVNQPENSHLPSHMTDDVFSSPATWWQSAQGVLREEIRLDFETEFYLTHVIMVFKSPRPAAMVLERSFDHSKTWRPYKYFATNCTATFSLQDDLFEEGSLCTSRYSDAWPCTRGEVIFRALNPANRILDPYSLQAQDLLKVTNLRLRLLKRQDCPCQTVAGSQEKPQRFAHYAIYDLIVRGSCFCNGHAEECEQAGNTHGPDTAVHGNCVCQHNTAGDHCEKCAPMYNDHPWRPGDGKTGEPNECKRCRCHNHALSCRFDHDVWLSSGKTSGGVCERCRHNTEGYRCQRCKAGYYRDHTEAMSSPTACKECSCHAIGSVNETLNHSWKCHPRTGFCYCKPGVAGPFCDRCLMGYWGFGDSGCRSCDCARDCDPDTGECGNSSHDNKHYLNIPIGGRIPDIIDTPANESEDEWKWTSEQGFSALRHPEKCVCKERMLGSITDFCHMKYAYVIKARILSAHDKGTHAEVVVKVRKVLKSGKVKIGRNNRSIYPESWTNRGCTCPILNPGIDYLIAGPEDTRSNKLLVNMNSLVKPWKAVWAKQAADFIRSGCK, from the exons ATGCAGAACAAGAGAATCGCATTCATCGTGTTCCTGGCATGGATTGTCTCAGTGCACACAGAGCCCG ATTCAGCTAAGTTTCAACATCCCAGATGCGATGGTCATTCCTGCAATCCACCGGTCGGCAACCTTGCCATTGGTAGAACGCCGGTCACCCTAACCACTTGTGGGCAGAATGTCAGTGAACTCTACTGCTTTTACCCCGAGGACCAATTCCAGCAGCCACCAAACTCTTGCAGTCAACCCCATTGTACAAAATGTAGCGTCAACCAGCCAGAGAACTCCCATCTTCCCTCTCACATGACGGACGACGTCTTCTCCAGTCCAGCTACTTGGTGGCAGTCGGCACAGGGCGTCCTCAGGGaggagatccgcttggattttgAGACAGAGTTTTACTTGACGCACGTCATCATGGTCTTCAAATCGCCACGTCCGGCAGCGATGGTGCTGGAGAGATCCTTTGACCATAGCAAGACCTGGAGACCTTATAAATATTTTGCCACTAACTGCACGGCCACGTTTAGCCTTCAGGATGATCTGTTCGAAGAAGGTTCCCTGTGCACATCCAGGTATTCAGATGCCTGGCCGTGTACGAGAGGAGAG GTGATATTTAGAGCCTTAAATCCGGCGAATAGGATCCTGGATCCCTACAGTCTTCAGGCACAAGATCTGCTGAAAGTGACCAACCTGAGACTTCGTCTCCTGAAGAGACAGGACTGCCCATGCCAGACGGTGGCCGGATCACAAGAGAAGCCCCAAAGATTCGCTCATTACGCCATTTACGATCTGATCGTACGAGGAAGCTGTTTCTGCAACGGACACGCGGAGGAGTGTGAGCAGGCTGGGAATACGCATGGACCAGACACCGCT GTCCATGGTAATTGTGTGTGTCAGCATAACACAGCAGGAGATCACTGTGAAAAGTGCGCCCCAATGTATAACGACCACCCGTGGAGGCCGGGAGATGGTAAAACCGGAGAACCTAATGAGTGCAAAC GCTGCCGCTGCCACAATCACGCTCTCAGCTGTCGCTTCGACCACGACGTCTGGCTGTCCTCCGGGAAGACCAGTGGTGGGGTGTGTGAGCGCTGCCGGCACAATACGGAGGGGTACCGCTGCCAGAGGTGCAAAGCCGGTTACTATCGGGACCATACAGAAGCCATGAGTTCCCCTACGGCCTGTAAAG AATGCTCCTGCCATGCGATTGGCTCCGTGAATGAAACATTGAACCACAGCTGGAAATGCCACCCCAGGACGGGGTTCTGTTACTGCAAGCCGGGTGTGGCCGGCCCGTTCTGTGACCGCTGCCTGATGGGGTACTGGGGGTTTGGGGACAGTGGCTGCCGGTCGTGTGACTGTGCCAGAGATTGTGACCCGGACACAGGAGAGTGTGGAAACAG TAGCCATGACAACAAGCACTATCTGAATATTCCTATTGGTGGAAGGATCCCTGACATCATAGATACACCAGCCAATGAGAGTGAAGATGAATGGAAGTGGACCAGTGAACAGGGTTTTTCAGCTCTGAGACATCCAG AGAAGTGTGTGTGTAAAGAGCGGATGTTGGGGAGCATTACCGATTTCTGCCACATGAAATATGCGTACG TAATAAAAGCCAGGATCTTGTCTGCCCATGATAAGGGGACGCACGCAGAGGTGGTGGTGAAAGTAAGGAAGGTCCTAAAATCAGGAAAAGTGAAAATCGGACGAAACAATAGGAGCATCTATCCGGAATCGTGGACCAACCGTGGCTGCACCTGTCCTATCCTAAACCCTG GTATAGACTATCTGATAGCGGGACCGGAGGACACGAGGAGCAACAAGTTGCTGGTCAACATGAACAGTCTGGTCAAGCCCTGGAAAGCAGTTTGGGCAAAGCAGGCCGCCGATTTTATCCGGTCAGGCTGTAAATAG
- the LOC142099808 gene encoding netrin-4-like isoform X2 — MQNKRIAFIVFLAWIVSVHTEPDSAKFQHPRCDGHSCNPPVGNLAIGRTPVTLTTCGQNVSELYCFYPEDQFQQPPNSCSQPHCTKCSVNQPENSHLPSHMTDDVFSSPATWWQSAQGVLREEIRLDFETEFYLTHVIMVFKSPRPAAMVLERSFDHSKTWRPYKYFATNCTATFSLQDDLFEEGSLCTSRYSDAWPCTRGEVIFRALNPANRILDPYSLQAQDLLKVTNLRLRLLKRQDCPCQTVAGSQEKPQRFAHYAIYDLIVRGSCFCNGHAEECEQAGNTHGPDTAVHGNCVCQHNTAGDHCEKCAPMYNDHPWRPGDGKTGEPNECKRCRCHNHALSCRFDHDVWLSSGKTSGGVCERCRHNTEGYRCQRCKAGYYRDHTEAMSSPTACKECSCHAIGSVNETLNHSWKCHPRTGFCYCKPGVAGPFCDRCLMGYWGFGDSGCRSCDCARDCDPDTGECGNSHDNKHYLNIPIGGRIPDIIDTPANESEDEWKWTSEQGFSALRHPEKCVCKERMLGSITDFCHMKYAYVIKARILSAHDKGTHAEVVVKVRKVLKSGKVKIGRNNRSIYPESWTNRGCTCPILNPGIDYLIAGPEDTRSNKLLVNMNSLVKPWKAVWAKQAADFIRSGCK, encoded by the exons ATGCAGAACAAGAGAATCGCATTCATCGTGTTCCTGGCATGGATTGTCTCAGTGCACACAGAGCCCG ATTCAGCTAAGTTTCAACATCCCAGATGCGATGGTCATTCCTGCAATCCACCGGTCGGCAACCTTGCCATTGGTAGAACGCCGGTCACCCTAACCACTTGTGGGCAGAATGTCAGTGAACTCTACTGCTTTTACCCCGAGGACCAATTCCAGCAGCCACCAAACTCTTGCAGTCAACCCCATTGTACAAAATGTAGCGTCAACCAGCCAGAGAACTCCCATCTTCCCTCTCACATGACGGACGACGTCTTCTCCAGTCCAGCTACTTGGTGGCAGTCGGCACAGGGCGTCCTCAGGGaggagatccgcttggattttgAGACAGAGTTTTACTTGACGCACGTCATCATGGTCTTCAAATCGCCACGTCCGGCAGCGATGGTGCTGGAGAGATCCTTTGACCATAGCAAGACCTGGAGACCTTATAAATATTTTGCCACTAACTGCACGGCCACGTTTAGCCTTCAGGATGATCTGTTCGAAGAAGGTTCCCTGTGCACATCCAGGTATTCAGATGCCTGGCCGTGTACGAGAGGAGAG GTGATATTTAGAGCCTTAAATCCGGCGAATAGGATCCTGGATCCCTACAGTCTTCAGGCACAAGATCTGCTGAAAGTGACCAACCTGAGACTTCGTCTCCTGAAGAGACAGGACTGCCCATGCCAGACGGTGGCCGGATCACAAGAGAAGCCCCAAAGATTCGCTCATTACGCCATTTACGATCTGATCGTACGAGGAAGCTGTTTCTGCAACGGACACGCGGAGGAGTGTGAGCAGGCTGGGAATACGCATGGACCAGACACCGCT GTCCATGGTAATTGTGTGTGTCAGCATAACACAGCAGGAGATCACTGTGAAAAGTGCGCCCCAATGTATAACGACCACCCGTGGAGGCCGGGAGATGGTAAAACCGGAGAACCTAATGAGTGCAAAC GCTGCCGCTGCCACAATCACGCTCTCAGCTGTCGCTTCGACCACGACGTCTGGCTGTCCTCCGGGAAGACCAGTGGTGGGGTGTGTGAGCGCTGCCGGCACAATACGGAGGGGTACCGCTGCCAGAGGTGCAAAGCCGGTTACTATCGGGACCATACAGAAGCCATGAGTTCCCCTACGGCCTGTAAAG AATGCTCCTGCCATGCGATTGGCTCCGTGAATGAAACATTGAACCACAGCTGGAAATGCCACCCCAGGACGGGGTTCTGTTACTGCAAGCCGGGTGTGGCCGGCCCGTTCTGTGACCGCTGCCTGATGGGGTACTGGGGGTTTGGGGACAGTGGCTGCCGGTCGTGTGACTGTGCCAGAGATTGTGACCCGGACACAGGAGAGTGTGGAAACAG CCATGACAACAAGCACTATCTGAATATTCCTATTGGTGGAAGGATCCCTGACATCATAGATACACCAGCCAATGAGAGTGAAGATGAATGGAAGTGGACCAGTGAACAGGGTTTTTCAGCTCTGAGACATCCAG AGAAGTGTGTGTGTAAAGAGCGGATGTTGGGGAGCATTACCGATTTCTGCCACATGAAATATGCGTACG TAATAAAAGCCAGGATCTTGTCTGCCCATGATAAGGGGACGCACGCAGAGGTGGTGGTGAAAGTAAGGAAGGTCCTAAAATCAGGAAAAGTGAAAATCGGACGAAACAATAGGAGCATCTATCCGGAATCGTGGACCAACCGTGGCTGCACCTGTCCTATCCTAAACCCTG GTATAGACTATCTGATAGCGGGACCGGAGGACACGAGGAGCAACAAGTTGCTGGTCAACATGAACAGTCTGGTCAAGCCCTGGAAAGCAGTTTGGGCAAAGCAGGCCGCCGATTTTATCCGGTCAGGCTGTAAATAG